A region from the Bactrocera dorsalis isolate Fly_Bdor chromosome 1, ASM2337382v1, whole genome shotgun sequence genome encodes:
- the LOC115065789 gene encoding uncharacterized protein LOC115065789 — translation MNMYYFALKCIFTMIVLVTPSSTETLKPNFTQLNCIVLDKSFLAFEVCSLDSKSVVNIRLKLLKRPLDNIMLQGMIMKYTNGSYQNYYFNNLYDICKIMRSKRNVFVQFVYQLAMPYTNFNHTCPFNEPYMFVKNFPLDDIALHPLRMLTKGKYALIGTWMSNRIKRMNIELYLTMQN, via the exons ATGAATATGTACTACTTTGCTCTCAAATGCATATTTACAATGATTGTACTAGTAACTCCTAGTTCAACTGAGACGCTAAAACCGAATTTCACTCAACTGAATTGTATAGTTCTCGACaagtcatttttagctttcgAAGTATGCTCTTTGGACAGTAAAAGTGTAGTGAATATACGACTTAAATTGCTTAAACGGCCACTGGATAATATAATG CTACAAGGAATGATAATGAAGTATACAAATGGCAGCTACCAAAATTATTACTTCAACAATCTCTATGATATATGCAAGATCATGCGCTCCAAACGCAATGTGTTCGTGCAGTTTGTATATCAGCTAGCAATGccgtatacaaattttaatcataCCTGTCCTTTTAATGAG CCTTAtatgtttgtgaaaaattttccattagATGACATCGCCTTGCATCCACTAAGAATGTTAACGAAAGGAAAGTATGCCTTAATCGGTACATGGATGTCGAATAGAATCAAGCGTATGAACATTGAATTGTATTTAACAATGCAAAATTGA